A genomic segment from Asterias amurensis chromosome 6, ASM3211899v1 encodes:
- the LOC139938422 gene encoding mediator of RNA polymerase II transcription subunit 15-like isoform X8, whose translation MTNMIPGPGMGGVYPGIEDEWKTQAFRNKVVAQIEDEVHKAGNPTAKSSIEMENHVFQKAKNRDEYLALVARLMIHMRDTNARKEGGSGKMQQQIGGGVQDPMAALQGLTSISMTGSRSGQQGTPPPGPQQMGQMMGGRQQHNISGQLTMQQRQKQIQLQLQKQLSGATSSPQSPASFMPGTPQQGMNPGQAGGSMMTQPMGAMQQTQQGQMIRGQLPFKIQPQHIQQQIQQQQGPGAGQHARGQQGFKQQQTIAMGMAGAPQPFQQQQQQLQQQQLQQQQQLQQQQQMQQRQQASQQQRPPVSPYGGYPYMMSPQGPPTSPYGGQHFLMSPQSMTQQPSPASQQPNQGQQMASPASYLQPSPSPQQNSLPSPAGSQRGGPPSVPSPGGPLSTPGNPGSVGPGSVGSIGPVPSPGKVQTSGPVYDQQAAYYEKWKQLSKFIEPLKRMINKASKEDEYRREMSLSKMTNLLDILSDPNKKTHLNMLLRCEEVLERMDFGKVGSQSASGTSTSSSSSKPKNVCAPLYEVIMGNIKSPILNHSLQRTFGPAMTAIHGPSTNYPSSTPPAKQQKIDTEAQTYTVPNIVQGEVARLSSKFRVSLDEAHHAGGNDVHLICRLEDKRLPSVPPIAVTVPQSYPSISPHCDTSTQEYNQTPFLLSVQRTLLSQLKRMPDRFSLTQMLDVWEMCIRKCCLNTISA comes from the exons TGAGGATGAGGTTCATAAAGCCGGCAATCCAACTGCCAAGTCCAGCATTGAGATGGAGAATCATGTGTTCCAGAAAGCTAAGAACAGG GATGAGTATCTAGCGCTGGTTGCTCGATTGATGATCCACATGCGTGATACAA ATGCCAGAAAGGAAGGAGGATCCGgcaaaatgcaacaacaaaTAGGAGGTGGCGTGCAGG ATCCAATGGCAGCTCTACAGGGTTTGACCTCCATATCAATGACGGGGTCAAGGTCAGGTCAGCAGGGCACGCCACCCCCAGGTCCACAGCAGATGGGACAGATGATGGGTGGCAGGCAACAGCACAACATTTCTG GTCAGTTGACGATGCAGCAACGGCAGAAACAGATTCAGTTGCAGCTTCAGAAGCAGTTATCAGGAGCGACGTCATCTCCTCAGTCACCGGCCAGCTTCATGCCTGGCACACCCCAGCAG GGTATGAACCCTGGTCAAGCTGGTGGGTCAATGATGACACAACCGATGGGTGCAATGCAGCAAACCCAACAGGGACAAATGATCCGTGGACAACTACCATTCAAA ATTCAGCCACAGCATATACAACAACAGATACAACAGCAACAGGGTCCTGGTGCTGGGCAGCATGCAAGAGGACAGCAAGGGTTCAAG CAGCAGCAGACCATTGCTATGGGTATGGCCGGAGCACCCCAACCATtccaacagcaacagcagcagctacagcagcagcaactccagcaacaacagcagctgcagcagcaacagcagatGCAGCAACGGCAACAGGCGTCACAGCAG CAGCGGCCACCAGTTTCCCCTTATGGTGGCTACCCCTACATGATGTCTCCACAG GGGCCACCGACCTCCCCTTATGGTGGTCAACATTTCCTGATGTCTCCCCAG tCCATGACACAGCAGCCATCACCAGCTTCCCAACAACCAAATCAGGG CCAGCAGATGGCCTCACCAGCAAGCTACCTTCAGCCTTCTCCTTCACCTCAGCAGAACTCTCTCCCATCACCTGCTGGTTCCCAACGAGGAGGACCACCCAGTGTTCCATCGCCAGGAGGGCCACTTAGCACCCCag GTAACCCAGGGTCAGTAGGTCCTGGTTCTGTGGGATCCATCGGCCCGGTACCCAGCCCAGGCAAGGTGCAGACATCAGGTCCGGTGTACGATCAGCAGGCAGCGTATTATGAGAAGTGGAAGCAGCTGTCAAAGTTCATTGAACCCTTGAAGAGGATGATCAACAAAGCGAGCAAGGAGGACG AATATCGTCGTGAGATGAGTCTTAGTAAGATGACCAACCTTCTAGACATTCTATCAGATCCTAACAAGAAAACCCACCTCAACATGCTACTCAGATGTGAAGAGGTCCTCGAACGAATGGACTTCGGAAAAGTT GGTAGCCAGTCAGCTTCAGGTACCTCTACAAGTTCAAGCAGCTCAAAGCCAAAGAATGTCTGTGCCCCGCTGTACGAGGTCATCATGGGGAACATCAAATCTCCTATTCTGAACCACTCACTACAAAGGACGTTTGGACCAGCCATGACCGCTATCCATGGACCCTCTACTAA TTACCCATCGTCAACTCCTCCAGCCAAGCAACAGAAGATAGACACCGAGGCTCAGACATACACAGTCCCAAACATCGTCCAGGGTGAAGTGGCTAGACTGTCCTCTAAGTTCAGAGTCAGTCTAGATGAGGCTCATCACGCTGGAGGCAACGATGTACACCTCATCTGCAGATTAG AGGACAAGCGATTACCCAGCGTACCTCCAATTGCCGTCACCGTTCCTCAGAGCTATCCCTCCATCAGCCCTCACTGTGACACAAGTACCCAAGAATACA aCCAGACGCCTTTCCTTCTGTCTGTTCAACGAACCCTCCTGTCGCAACTCAAGCGAATGCCGGATCGATTCTCACTGACTCAGATGCTGGATGTATGGGAGATGTGTATCCGCAAGTGCTGTCTTAATACTATCTCTGCATAA